actgaaaaacactaaaaacctaacgaggacccaccacaaacttgatctgaCCAGTGCAGTCAGCtggtcgtaagacaagtacacaagaCGCATCTCTTCACTGTAGCATATTCATCACACCACTGAGATGCACTTCCACTTCCATTAATTATCACtttattatcattttattttatatgcATATGTAGTCTACTTTATTTGTGCataactattttttatttttattttatattttaatcaTTCTGCTGTTTTTAgttgtgatgtaggcctatacattcattgatgctttgttattaTTACTTTTTCTACTGCTATTTCTCTGTTTTAATGTAAAGTGACCTTGTAATGAGTATCTTGGAAGGCacttcaaataaaatgtattattattattattattattattattattattattgattaggcctactaggaTAAGTGGCCTGTTTtaaaaggaaactgtgtttcttttttaacttttacttttgacacctctgcttttacATCGGCCTGGGCTCACTCATCCTGATGAACATCATTTTGTTTTCAAGTCATTAGGTTTTTTTCGTATTTGAAACCCTGTGCCTTGTGTTTTGACACCTAATTGATTGGCAAATGTCTATGGTCAGTTGCCCGGATAAAACCACGAAATATTGAACTGGACAATCAGCTAGTTAAATAATACCATGGAAGCCTGGATGACTCCCTGCGTGTCTACAGTGGTATGAGTTTGGGTACCCTTCTGGAAAATCATTTCATCGGTTTATCTCTGGTATagcttttgaagcagcaactTCCTTTCGACTATGTTAaaccacagagaaagagaaacatttgAGAGTAACAAAAACAATTttgtgtggatttaaacaaaaatagtcaTGTGCATAATATGCACCCCAATGGGCACCTCCAATGGGCAATTCTGggaattaacaacaacaacaaaaattacacagtgcacctttaagagataAACCTGGCTAAATCAACCATGGTAAACCTAATAGATTCCATCTAGACCGCAGACTGCAGATTCCATTCagttaagaaaatgagaaaattTACCACTGAACTTTGAGAAGCCAATGCAGAATATTTCACGTAGGGCTTACATAGGCTCTTGTTATCCGTACAATGTAATTACTGTACGTTTTATTGAATTGAAGTCCGCAATATCGTAGTGTAAATGTTCGCAAATGAGATGAAAATACCAAAGCAACCCATTTCAGTCCACTGACAGGCGATGTGCACGTGAGATGTAACACGCATTGTTTGGGTTTGTTTTGGTCAGACACAGCCACTTCCGGAAAAGAGTGCTTCGTTCGCCGGAAAAGGATAaaaaaagagtagagagagagcagtcaaAACAGAACGAGCACGACTGCAAGCTCCAGTTGTCAACTGTCGATGTAATATTGGAAATTTGTCTATGTACGTGTTAAACGTGTCGTGCAATTTGATATTCAGGCCCTCTACTAAAGGTACCTGATTTGCAGATTGAGAAACAAAATCTGCGCAGAGGATTACAGTGAGGAGTCTTCGGGCCTACAACAAACAGAGGTAGTGCCTAGCCAACTATCACCTAGCTAGCACAACAACAGTTAGCTGGTTGGCCGACGATACTCAGCTGTCTTGCTTCAAAACCCTAGCACTAGCCAGTGTGTATGCTCATAGAAGTCATCAGGTAGCTGAAGCCACGTAGGTCATTGTTGTTTACAAGAAGATAAATTAAAACATGATGGTTGCCACACAGTAGTGCATGCCAAAAGGCTCGTAGATTTCAGCTAAAGATAGCATGGAGAGATATATGAAACCCTGTCATAGAACAGCAACTTAAACCTAACTTGCATTAAACATACTCATCAGGGaactagcctactattaattGGCCTCGGTTGGCTGTTTTCGACTTGTCAGGTGGCGATGCTAGGATTAGTTAGCCGCGTGCGTACGCAGTAGGCTACTACCTAAACCTAGACATCAACATAAGACGACATAATGTTAACCATTTCGTTGTTGAATTTAGTAGTCATTGGCGTAAAACTTTTCACTCGACAGCTGCAGCACACGCATATTTCACCCATTGAACTTACGCCAGTGTAGTGAGACTTGGTGTAACGTTAGGATTTTGATATTGCCCCAATCCTTTAACCTTTGTTCAGCCGTCCTAACGCGCCTGCTGCAGCGTTCGCGTAACCAGAAGGTTGCGATGTTTTAATGTTGATGTTAATTCTACACCAATAATGAAAGATGGCAGCTATTTGCTCACCCTCGTCTAACTTAGATTATGGCCCTGTTGTTTCCCAAGGCTCTCTTTTGAGGTGGAAGGATGGCAGATGCAGATGGCAAATCTAGTATACCAAATGGTAAGCAGACCTTTCCAAGaaccaaaacaaacaatcaaaaatcATTAATCCACAGATTAAAACCCCCAATATAAATCTATAATTTTTGCTTCAGGTGGTGCAGAGGACCCAGGGGATAAAGGGGCAGAGGGGGACTCTTCAGCCACAGGTGTCCAGGCCTGCTCCCCTAATACAGGTTTGTTCATCCCCTGTTTATGCAATTACACCAATCCAGGGGTGTAGTGCCAAGTTGTggtccctatgtacaatcagctccaatggagccCCCAAAACAATATATCTAGgttctacataaatcagacactgtgttggGCCCCCTATTTACTTGAGCCCTGGTCACAACTATATCACAATTAAGATATGGTCTGGAGACCATCCATTTAATTTCTCGAAGGGGAGGCTAATCTAAACTGTGCAATACTATCTAAACGTTGATGGAAGCTGGTTTCACATTTGGTTTTAGAAATGGTCTATCTGTTCCATTTACATAATGTATCTTGTGTTCCTTCTATCTTCTGTGTATCGGTTCCTGAGCGAAGGCTATcacgcaaggcagcatgggaattcccaggctaAGTGGAGTGTGGGGTTGTCAATATATATtatggctgtaacgatattgtatcgaaccgagaaatcgcgatacacagtgTCGGTTGTTGGCCCACGGTTCGATATATATAATTTAACCAGGAAAGGTcccgttgagtcacagtgacttttcttccagggagtcctggccaagtggcagcaagttaaaagtttcaaagaaaacacaaagagggagggaaaaactACCAAGACCTCCAATAGTGGAGGAGATGCTCTCAAATTTTTGCCAAATGATTCTCCTAGTTTTTAACTgggctgaatcccacataaaacaaaGATTCTACCCATGTGGCCTGGTGTACAGGACGAATACACCAGCCGCGACGACATTcaagtgacagagaatcgcttctgtgcagcaagagcaatacgagcgattgaagcgattagagtatgtccgttaaaagcagaatgcaagcattccaacattcccattggctgtggcggctgttgccAAACATGTTCttaggagttcaactacaaattgtcgctctcgtcgcgcgaatgGCCTATAGAcacccgaatcgcttttgtcgggcgactcaatacaaagtcaattacttccgttgctcgcctcACTCAGGtcacggccggtgtattcgtgctGTTAGGCTTGTGGGCCTCCATATGTGTGGGTCAGGTTAGAACTTAGTGTGCCATCAGGTAAATACAGTAGCCAGCAATTGCAGGCCATTGCAGAAGGAGTAAAAGTAAACGGGTGTTTTGCATTGTAAACACATTTTCTCATCTTCAGCAGCTGTAGCAAACTCCAGCTCTGCTACGGGTTCTGGGGAAGGAGGCGAGGACAGACCCATGGCAGAGGCAGagaacaaagaggaggaggacgagaccgACACAGACAGCATGGACGAACAACTCATGTACTCCGTGACCGAGGAAGAAGGGGCAGGGAGCGAGGATCGAAGCCGGAGAGAGCGGGCCAGGGAAGAGGGCAGCGGCGGCACCAAGCGGGCTGGCCGCAAGAGAAACCGGccaggcagtggaggaggaggaggaggaggaggaggaggaggcggcggtagcggcggcggcggcggcggcacgcGAAGACACTCCTCCAGCTCGGACGAGGACGAAGATGACAACGAGGAGGACAATGAGGCCGCGGAGGAGGAGCAGGACGAGCAGGCCATGGAGGAGTGGCTGGGCGCGGAGGTGCAGGACCTGGGGCCGCCCGGGTGGCGCGCCGTGCCCTCGCTGCGGGCGCGTGAGATCGGCTGGGGTTCGGGCCAGTTTGTGCGGCGCGTGTGTGGCGCCCGCGGCCTCGTGCAGCGGCTGGAGCTGCAGGGGCAGCTGGAGAGGCACAACGGCTGCGTCAACACGCTGCACTTCAACCCGTCCGGCACACGGCTGGCCTCCGGCAGCGACGACCTGCGCGTGGTCATCTGGGACTGGGCAAAGCTCCGTGCCGAGCTGGAGTTTGACAGCGGCCACAAGAGCAACGTATtccaggtgaggaggaggaggaggggtagacgCAGGGGTCTCGGAGTATGTAACTGTAACTCATTTTTTTAATTTACCTTTAAAcacaagaagaaagaaaaaaatcacagcaTCAAACAACTGAACACTAAAATCCCTCCATCAGCCCGGCCAACACACCCTTAGCTACCCACACATCAAACCATCCACATTGTCAGAAAACAAAGAAAGAgcagaaagaagggggaaaaaacatacgACATGCAAGTGTGAACATGTAATTGTAAGAGAAGTGTAAGAATGGCAAGTCTTGTTTCAGTCTCCAACCTGCAAAACTCACAGTAATGCAGGTGGGGGAGGAAGACATGGAATTTGATCATTTTGCACGCAGAATCAAGTTCAAAAATATTTTTGAATAATTTCGATTTGAAAGCTATTGATGACCACCAAGCTATCaagatgacaccccccccccccccctaaccttaaccttgtAGGCTAATTGACCAAACTGGGACATCATTCATGCAGCATACAAACATAAAACCTAGTATTTGTTTCCGTTCACAGGACCAAGACTTTTATTTTCGCTTTTCAAAAGGTTTTTGTGCTTTCATTGAGGATAGAAGGATTTCTCTCATTCACTAACATCACATGCACTCTTCTCCCCTGTCATCTGGCAGGCTAAGTTCCTGCCACACAGCGGCGACACCACCCTGGCCATGTGCGCCAGGGATGGGCAGGTGCGCGTCGCAGAGCTGTCTGCCACCTCACGCTGCAAGAACACCAAACGTGTTGCCCAACATAAGGGCGCAGCACACAAGGTTAGTCACACTGGCCTCTTTGGACAGGGGGTTGCGGGTTTGGGTGCGTTCTTCAGAAATGACATCATAGTTGATTGTCATGACAACCAACTGTTGGTTCACAGTATTGATGGtactttttcccctttctctctcctaccTTCTATCCTTTCCCTTTCTGTAtatctttgtcttttttctttcttctatcATTCCCTTTTTTCTTTCAATTCTTCCTTGaaaccttcctttcctctccatccTATTTTCCCTTCATGTTTCTGTTTACCAGCTGGCATTAGACCCAGACTCTCGCTGCTCCTTCCTCTCGGCCGGAGAGGACGCAGTCGTGTTTGGTATCGACCTTTATCTCGACAGGCCTGCAAAGTGAGTCCTGGTCAACCTTAGCGATGAAAAGCACTGTGAAAACATTCCAAGCAGCTCTTGTGTAATAACTGTATAACACGCCATAGTGACTTCGCGACGAGGGTAACAGTGAGTTGTTTAATCACATCCATATACCAATGTTGTTGCAGGTGGTTTTTTGCCAAGTCCTGGTAGTGGTTTTAGCACACCGTTTTCAACCCATGGAGTTTTTGAGCTTGTTTAGTTCATTTCAGGCAGCTTGATTTTAGTGGCAGAGTTTGGCTTGCAGCTGATGAGGGGCTCTTTGTCGACCAGATGCCATTGTGTTTGGATTATTGCAGCACACTGTAATATCTGCCGTACTTCATGCCAACAAGCTGTATAAACACTGGGTGCTTTGGATTGCTTGTGGCAAAAAGAAGCAAGTAAATAAGTTACAAGCTTTTCAGCAGTACCTTTATTCTGTATGCTGTTTTTCTCATCGAGACCTTGTTAAACTCATTGAGTGTAGGTATATTTGGTTAGAATTACATGTTTACATGTCAATAGAGTTCGATGCACAGAACTGATGTCACGTTAAGGAGATTTGACCATTTCCACTGTGGAGGATTTTTTTGTCAAACATTCAGGAGGAGTTGATGGGGTGGTGGTGTCGGCTTTAAGCATAGTTCATCATGTCATATCACGCTCCACTGATTGCTGAATTACTCAACGCAAACATTGGATGTCCATTCCTCCTACTTGAAACCAGGGTCGGACTTGTAGGCCTCCATAGAATGCAGCTCAGCTCACTGTGTTATTGTTTGATGGTGTTCTCTAGTTGTCTCTTTCATTAAACTTGATTCAAACATCAAACAGATGTAACGTGTTAAAAGACTGACATTAGGCCATTAGAGTTACTTGTCATAAGCCAAGTTAATTTTCCATAGTATGGAATCACATACATCTTTAACTACAAAACAAATCTAGCTTTTGTCatgaaatgattgtgtgtgtgcgtgcgtgtggtggtaTTATGCAGAATAGAGCACCATTTTGAATCTTTCTTTTCACTTATTTCCCTGTCTTCTTGTCTCCCTGCTCCTGTgctacctcctcccctcctctgtcgCTGTGTCTGTGTTAGCAAACTGGTGGTGGTGAAAGAAGGCGATAAGAAAGTGGGCTTGTACACCATCTTTGTAAACCCTGCCAACACACACCAGTTTGCTGTGGGAGGACGAGATCAGTATGTCAGGTGAGATGGCCCTGGGtttccatgtttttttgttaGGAAGTGCGCTCAACCCCAAACTGTTTTACAGTGTTCAGGTGGTAGCAACTGGATCAGTACACATATGTTGTAGAAAAGCTATACTCGACTGCAAcccttgtttttatttattttaatttagtgggttagcatgatatAGACAGACCTTTCCGCCTATGTCAAAAGATGCTGAAGAAGGCTTGGGCGGAAACTGTTTGTCATTCCACCcccctaaataaaaaaaagagttgtaattgagagtgcggcttttctacaacTTGTGTTTCCATGAACTACACCTGGCTCAGGTGTCTCTTCTGGATCGATGGTTTTCTTTTTTGGTGTACACCACTGCCGGTTAATCCTGACTACCTGTCCACTGTTCTCTGCCAGGATTTATGACCGGAGAAAGATCAATGAAAACAACAATAACGGCGTTCTAAAGAAGTTCTGTCCCTCACACCTGGTGAACAGCGAGTCCAAAACAAACATCACCTGTATGGTATACAGTCACGATGGAACAGGTGAGAAAAATGCCTCTTCTTCAGGAAGGCCACTGTATATTTGCACTGTTTGTTTCAAGATCAGTGCTGTTACTTTTGCACAGCTACAATGCTAAGAGGCCTACTGTAGTGATTTTATCATGAAAATGTGAAAGAAGCAACATTTTCTTGATGTTACCATACTCTGTCTGCAACTTGTTGGCCTCTAGTTAGCCTCTAGCTATACgtgtttacatgttttttttttaacatgtttagGATTATACGTCCATGTCTAATACAATTATTCTGCCTGTACATAGTAACAAATAAAATGTGTCATTGTTTCTTTGGAATCATGTCTGtcatttttgttttcaatttagAAAGCTACCAAAAAATTGTCAATTAGTTAGGACTTAAAACAGTGTTGTGTTCATTTTGCAGAGCTTCTAGCCAGCTACAATGATGAAGACATTTACCTGTTTGACGCCAACCATAGTGATGGTGCTGACTACAAAAGGAGATACAAAGGTCACCGTAACAACGCTACAGGTAAGTTTACTCATTTCCTCCAGACTCCCAAGTCAGCTATAGGCATGCCTGTCTGTCCGTTTCCCAGACCGGTTTGTGTGTTATGTGAAAAGGAAACCTGAAGTTGATGATGCGTTGGGAAACTTTTTGAGCAACGTTTTTGGGCAATGCTGCTATAGATCTAATTGGTCAGTTCATCACTACCACACTTTTAGCAGTAGACACATTTCCTCAATCATTTTACTGGAAAATTATGACCCAGTCCTGTTGTTGCCCAGCTACACTGCTCGTAAAGTTGTCCTGTGTTTCATCAGCTTTACAGAGAAGCATTGGCATACAGAGAAGCATTTATGATTTGCATTAAGTTACATGACATTGCTTACCTGACACTCTTATCTAAAGAAACTTAAAATTATTTAGGTAAAGGGTACTTGTTACTCGCATAATTTTACCTGTTCACCTCTGGCCTGAACAGAGACGATTGATAAAATACAGCCGTTTCACAAGGCGTTTCTTTACGTaaggttttaacccattgatgccaaaggcacctgcaaaaaagagtgctgaatgcctgatccctttttaagaaaatcttccctcagcctataaaaacctaaatatctcagcttctgaagcacataaaatatgcactaagttgcatttaaacgctatgacccccatctttcattgaaatgtgttcattcagctcaaacaattttttaataaagttgtctcaaatctcatgcgcctgaatgttgcgtaatgcagctccaggttctagggccaatgttgcgcaacacaacatcaagcatcaatgggttaaacggcAATCTACCAACTTGTAGAactggagaatgaatggagttcaatagAAATTCACAGCCATTTAGGAGACCagacttgatcccactttgttgtacTGGTGACACATGGTTTGGTCTTAGTTACCATATGGAAAAAAAAGTCTTTGGTCTGAAGCCATGTGCTTACCTGCTTCCCCTTGGATATTTTTTGTCCTCAGTGAAGGGTGTGAACTTCTACGGCCCCAGCAGTGAGTTTGTGGTTAGCGGCAGTGACTGTGGACACATCTATCTATGGGACAAGAACTCCGCCCGCATCGTGCAGTTCATGGAGGGAGATATTGGTGGTGTGGTAAGCAAGAGCAGAGATGCCCCGTCATACAATCATTTTCATTTgaatctgtgcttgtgtgtgcgtgtgcgcatggatgtgtgtgctcgtttgtgtgtgcatgtgtgtgtttcttttcctcCCTAGAATTTTTGCAATGGGCTTTCACACATCTTCCATTTGTTTAAGAGAAGCCTTATAAAAACAATCTTTAAGAGACAGGAATTAACATGTAAATGTTCACTGTCATTAATCACCCACCCCTGTGCAACAGGTGAACTGCTTAGAGCCCCACCCCCACTTAC
This genomic interval from Engraulis encrasicolus isolate BLACKSEA-1 chromosome 16, IST_EnEncr_1.0, whole genome shotgun sequence contains the following:
- the dcaf8 gene encoding DDB1- and CUL4-associated factor 8 isoform X2; amino-acid sequence: MADADGKSSIPNGGAEDPGDKGAEGDSSATGVQACSPNTAVANSSSATGSGEGGEDRPMAEAENKEEEDETDTDSMDEQLMYSVTEEEGAGSEDRSRRERAREEGSGGTKRAGRKRNRPGSGGGGGGGGGGGGGSGGGGGGTRRHSSSSDEDEDDNEEDNEAAEEEQDEQAMEEWLGAEVQDLGPPGWRAVPSLRAREIGWGSGQFVRRVCGARGLVQRLELQGQLERHNGCVNTLHFNPSGTRLASGSDDLRVVIWDWAKLRAELEFDSGHKSNVFQAKFLPHSGDTTLAMCARDGQVRVAELSATSRCKNTKRVAQHKGAAHKLALDPDSRCSFLSAGEDAVVFGIDLYLDRPANKLVVVKEGDKKVGLYTIFVNPANTHQFAVGGRDQYVRIYDRRKINENNNNGVLKKFCPSHLVNSESKTNITCMVYSHDGTELLASYNDEDIYLFDANHSDGADYKRRYKGHRNNATVKGVNFYGPSSEFVVSGSDCGHIYLWDKNSARIVQFMEGDIGGVVNCLEPHPHLPGLATSGLDHDVKLWAPTAEVPTTLKGLKDVMKKNKRERDDDSVRHGDQYDTQLLWFLMRHMRNRRPPRARRGEGGEGDTDESWSSADSSDEEDSGPDHVQCMSS
- the dcaf8 gene encoding DDB1- and CUL4-associated factor 8 isoform X1 — translated: MADADGKSSIPNGGAEDPGDKGAEGDSSATGVQACSPNTAAVANSSSATGSGEGGEDRPMAEAENKEEEDETDTDSMDEQLMYSVTEEEGAGSEDRSRRERAREEGSGGTKRAGRKRNRPGSGGGGGGGGGGGGGSGGGGGGTRRHSSSSDEDEDDNEEDNEAAEEEQDEQAMEEWLGAEVQDLGPPGWRAVPSLRAREIGWGSGQFVRRVCGARGLVQRLELQGQLERHNGCVNTLHFNPSGTRLASGSDDLRVVIWDWAKLRAELEFDSGHKSNVFQAKFLPHSGDTTLAMCARDGQVRVAELSATSRCKNTKRVAQHKGAAHKLALDPDSRCSFLSAGEDAVVFGIDLYLDRPANKLVVVKEGDKKVGLYTIFVNPANTHQFAVGGRDQYVRIYDRRKINENNNNGVLKKFCPSHLVNSESKTNITCMVYSHDGTELLASYNDEDIYLFDANHSDGADYKRRYKGHRNNATVKGVNFYGPSSEFVVSGSDCGHIYLWDKNSARIVQFMEGDIGGVVNCLEPHPHLPGLATSGLDHDVKLWAPTAEVPTTLKGLKDVMKKNKRERDDDSVRHGDQYDTQLLWFLMRHMRNRRPPRARRGEGGEGDTDESWSSADSSDEEDSGPDHVQCMSS